Proteins encoded by one window of Labeo rohita strain BAU-BD-2019 unplaced genomic scaffold, IGBB_LRoh.1.0 scaffold_699, whole genome shotgun sequence:
- the LOC127161630 gene encoding protein NLRC3 isoform X1, with amino-acid sequence MRSRRTARKMSACEKREQEDPVGTQRAASPGFSCVSMKSNRSMHKPPHLSDGPAVTSDPVNINRKRKRAGSPISSCVSMKSNNSILVPPDLSDGPVTSDPVGGRDDQIRRVSCLKCKSLHCHCHISHHDTETAQQFDSHQPVHDDLQRVKDQHKTSMKSKYESLFEGIKLQENQTLLNRIYTQLYIIEGESEGVNEEHEVLQMEKSYRTLQDTPINCNDIFNPLPEQGYEEKTREMKDKIKTVLTKGIAGIGKTVSVQKFILDWAEGKVNQDIDFMFVLPFRELNLIKDHQYSLHTLLLAFHPELQHLDPNIYNKCKVVFIFDGLDESRISQMFLDSQKVSDVTEISSVGVLMSNLMKEDSLLPSALIWITTRPAAANQIPSKYIKRVTEIQGFNDPQKEEYFRKRISDEHQANRIISHIRRARSLHIMCHIPVFCWISATVLQNLLKQDLSAEIPQTLTEMYIHFLLIQTRMRNQKYEERDPEKLLQSNCKMIVKLAEVAFNQLMKGNVIFYEEDLRESGIDVTDASVYSGICTEIFREESVINHRKVYSFVHLSFQEFFAALYVFYCYLHKNSEVLEMFLTGMYRTQCENVPLDVFLKGAINKALDSKNGHLDLFLRFLHGISLESNQRLLQDVLIHTENNPEIIKKIIQNLKEDQQNDVSPDRWINLSHCLIEMKDNSVVEEMQAFLNSKTKSESLSLTQCSTLANIILMSEEVLDELDLNKYNFNTRECRWRLLPAVRNCRKAL; translated from the exons taacatcaacaggaagagaaagagagcaggATCTCCAATATCTAGCTGTGTGTCCATGAAGAGTAACAACTCCATTCTTGTGCCCCCTGACCTCAGCGATGGACCTGTGACCTCTGACCCTGT TGGTGGGAGAGATGACCAGATCAGACGTGTGTCCTGTCTGAAATGCAAGTCCTTACACTGTCACTGTCACATCAGTCATCATGACACAGAAACAGCTCAGCAGTTTGATTCTCACCAACCAGTGCATGATGATCTGCAGAGAGTCAAAGACCAGCACAAAACCAGCATGAAGAGCAAGTATGAGAGCTTATTCGAGGGAATCAAACTACAAGAGAatcaaaccctcctgaacaggaTTTACACACAGCTGTACATCATAGAGGGAGAGagtgaaggagtgaatgaagaacatgagGTGCTGCAGATGGAGAAAAGTTACAGGACACTCCAAGACACTCCAATCAACTGCAATGACATATTTAATCCTTTACCTGAACAAGGATATGAGGAGAAGACAAGAGAGatgaaagacaaaataaagactgttcttactaaaggcatcgctggaattggaaaaaccgtctctgtgcagaagttcattctggACTGGGCTGAGGGAAAAGTCAATCAGGATatagatttcatgtttgtgcttccATTTCGAGAGCTGAACTTGATTAAAGATCATCAGTACAGTCTTCACACACTTCTGCTTGCCTTTCATCCTGAACTTCAACATCTGGAcccaaatatttataataaatgtaaagttgtgttcatctttgatggtctggatgaaagcagaatTTCACAGATGTTTTTAGACAGTCAGAAAGTTTCTGATGTGACTGAGATTTCATCAGTGGGTGTGTTGATGTCAAACCTCATGAAAGAAGATTccctgcttccctctgctctcatctggatcaccaccagaccagcagcagccaatcagatcccctcTAAATACATCAAACGTGTGACAGAAATTCAGGGATTCAATGACCctcagaaggaggaatatttcaggaagagaatcagtgatgaGCATCAAGCCAacagaatcatctcacacatcagaagagcaagaagcctccacatcatgtgtcacatacccgtcttctgctggatctctGCCACTGTGCTTCAAAACCTCCTGAAACAAGATCTCAGTGCAGAAATCCctcaaactctgactgaaatgtacatccacttcctgctCATTCAAACACGTATGAGGAACCAGAAATATGAAGAGAGAGATCCAGAGAAACTCCTGCAGTCCAACTGTAAAATGATTGTGAAACTTGCTGAAGTAGCTTTCAATCAGCTGATGAAGGGCAATGTAATCTTTTATGAGGAGGACCTGAGAGAGAGCGGCATAGATGTCACTGATgcctcagtgtattctgggatttgcactgagatcttTAGGGAAGAATCTGTGATTAATCACAGGAAGGTTTACAGCTTTGTACATCTGAGTTTTCAGGAGTTTTTTGCAGCACTGTATGTGTTTTACTGCTATTTACACAAGAACAGTGAGGTTCTGGAAATGTTCCTGACTGGAATGTACAGAACTCAGTGTGAAAATGTTCCTCTGGATGTGTTTCTGAAGGGAGCAATAAATAAAGCCTTGGACAGTAAAAATGGACACCTGGATCTTTTCCTTCGATTTCTTCATGGCATctcactggagtccaatcagagactcttacAGGATGTACTGATACACACAGAGAACAACCCAGAGATCATCAAGAAAATAATCCAAAACCTCAAAGAAGATCAACAAAACGATGTCAGCCCTGACAGATGGATAAATCTGTCACACTGCTTGATTGAGATGAAGGATAACTCTGTTGTTGAAGAAATGCAGGCATTTTTAAACTCTAAAACAAAAAGTGAAAGTCTTTCTCTGACACAATGTTCAACTTTGGCAAACATAATCCTGATGTCAGAGGAGGTGCTGGATGAGCTTGACCTTAACAAGTACAACTTCAACACAAGAGAGTGTCGATGGAGACTGTTACCTGCTGTGAGGAACTGCAGAAAAGCTCTGtaa
- the LOC127161630 gene encoding protein NLRC3 isoform X2: MRSRRTARKMSACEKREQEDPVGTQRAASPGFSCVSMKSNRSMHKPPHLSDGPAVTSDPVGGRDDQIRRVSCLKCKSLHCHCHISHHDTETAQQFDSHQPVHDDLQRVKDQHKTSMKSKYESLFEGIKLQENQTLLNRIYTQLYIIEGESEGVNEEHEVLQMEKSYRTLQDTPINCNDIFNPLPEQGYEEKTREMKDKIKTVLTKGIAGIGKTVSVQKFILDWAEGKVNQDIDFMFVLPFRELNLIKDHQYSLHTLLLAFHPELQHLDPNIYNKCKVVFIFDGLDESRISQMFLDSQKVSDVTEISSVGVLMSNLMKEDSLLPSALIWITTRPAAANQIPSKYIKRVTEIQGFNDPQKEEYFRKRISDEHQANRIISHIRRARSLHIMCHIPVFCWISATVLQNLLKQDLSAEIPQTLTEMYIHFLLIQTRMRNQKYEERDPEKLLQSNCKMIVKLAEVAFNQLMKGNVIFYEEDLRESGIDVTDASVYSGICTEIFREESVINHRKVYSFVHLSFQEFFAALYVFYCYLHKNSEVLEMFLTGMYRTQCENVPLDVFLKGAINKALDSKNGHLDLFLRFLHGISLESNQRLLQDVLIHTENNPEIIKKIIQNLKEDQQNDVSPDRWINLSHCLIEMKDNSVVEEMQAFLNSKTKSESLSLTQCSTLANIILMSEEVLDELDLNKYNFNTRECRWRLLPAVRNCRKAL; encoded by the coding sequence TGGTGGGAGAGATGACCAGATCAGACGTGTGTCCTGTCTGAAATGCAAGTCCTTACACTGTCACTGTCACATCAGTCATCATGACACAGAAACAGCTCAGCAGTTTGATTCTCACCAACCAGTGCATGATGATCTGCAGAGAGTCAAAGACCAGCACAAAACCAGCATGAAGAGCAAGTATGAGAGCTTATTCGAGGGAATCAAACTACAAGAGAatcaaaccctcctgaacaggaTTTACACACAGCTGTACATCATAGAGGGAGAGagtgaaggagtgaatgaagaacatgagGTGCTGCAGATGGAGAAAAGTTACAGGACACTCCAAGACACTCCAATCAACTGCAATGACATATTTAATCCTTTACCTGAACAAGGATATGAGGAGAAGACAAGAGAGatgaaagacaaaataaagactgttcttactaaaggcatcgctggaattggaaaaaccgtctctgtgcagaagttcattctggACTGGGCTGAGGGAAAAGTCAATCAGGATatagatttcatgtttgtgcttccATTTCGAGAGCTGAACTTGATTAAAGATCATCAGTACAGTCTTCACACACTTCTGCTTGCCTTTCATCCTGAACTTCAACATCTGGAcccaaatatttataataaatgtaaagttgtgttcatctttgatggtctggatgaaagcagaatTTCACAGATGTTTTTAGACAGTCAGAAAGTTTCTGATGTGACTGAGATTTCATCAGTGGGTGTGTTGATGTCAAACCTCATGAAAGAAGATTccctgcttccctctgctctcatctggatcaccaccagaccagcagcagccaatcagatcccctcTAAATACATCAAACGTGTGACAGAAATTCAGGGATTCAATGACCctcagaaggaggaatatttcaggaagagaatcagtgatgaGCATCAAGCCAacagaatcatctcacacatcagaagagcaagaagcctccacatcatgtgtcacatacccgtcttctgctggatctctGCCACTGTGCTTCAAAACCTCCTGAAACAAGATCTCAGTGCAGAAATCCctcaaactctgactgaaatgtacatccacttcctgctCATTCAAACACGTATGAGGAACCAGAAATATGAAGAGAGAGATCCAGAGAAACTCCTGCAGTCCAACTGTAAAATGATTGTGAAACTTGCTGAAGTAGCTTTCAATCAGCTGATGAAGGGCAATGTAATCTTTTATGAGGAGGACCTGAGAGAGAGCGGCATAGATGTCACTGATgcctcagtgtattctgggatttgcactgagatcttTAGGGAAGAATCTGTGATTAATCACAGGAAGGTTTACAGCTTTGTACATCTGAGTTTTCAGGAGTTTTTTGCAGCACTGTATGTGTTTTACTGCTATTTACACAAGAACAGTGAGGTTCTGGAAATGTTCCTGACTGGAATGTACAGAACTCAGTGTGAAAATGTTCCTCTGGATGTGTTTCTGAAGGGAGCAATAAATAAAGCCTTGGACAGTAAAAATGGACACCTGGATCTTTTCCTTCGATTTCTTCATGGCATctcactggagtccaatcagagactcttacAGGATGTACTGATACACACAGAGAACAACCCAGAGATCATCAAGAAAATAATCCAAAACCTCAAAGAAGATCAACAAAACGATGTCAGCCCTGACAGATGGATAAATCTGTCACACTGCTTGATTGAGATGAAGGATAACTCTGTTGTTGAAGAAATGCAGGCATTTTTAAACTCTAAAACAAAAAGTGAAAGTCTTTCTCTGACACAATGTTCAACTTTGGCAAACATAATCCTGATGTCAGAGGAGGTGCTGGATGAGCTTGACCTTAACAAGTACAACTTCAACACAAGAGAGTGTCGATGGAGACTGTTACCTGCTGTGAGGAACTGCAGAAAAGCTCTGtaa